In the Hordeum vulgare subsp. vulgare chromosome 7H, MorexV3_pseudomolecules_assembly, whole genome shotgun sequence genome, one interval contains:
- the LOC123409599 gene encoding uncharacterized protein LOC123409599 codes for MKLIRRGKRSRAKKGSLAPLQSTGDVDREGGGGGGSNSRQVAPESVLPAESTTTTGYASSRDEAFYEASPWLDSDCEDDFFSVNGDGTPARTFSSTASNQATAAAFGPKLPTLDAILKSDPLKPTTQMKKLGDLLKEKQESADDAGDISRARGGGTAGRCCIPQLSRVISYRERRN; via the exons ATGAAGTTGATCCGAAGGGGCAAGCGTTCAAGGGCGAAGAAGGGCTCGTTGGCTCCGCTGCAATCTACCGGAGATGTTGATCGTGAAGGCGGGGGCGGCGGTGGCTCGAATAGCAGACAAGTGGCGCCTGAGAGCGTCCTCCCGGCTGAATCGACTACAACCACCGGATATG CTAGCAGCAGAGATGAAGCTTTCTATGAAGCGTCTCCTTGGTTAGACTCGGACTGTGAAGATGATTTCTTCAGTGTAAATGGAG ATGGCACCCCTGCGAGAACATTCAGTTCAACTGCAAGCAACCAGGCCACAGCTGCTGCATTTGGACCGAAGCTGCCCACCCTGGATGCGATCCTCAAATCCGATCCCCTGAAGCCAACCACACAGATGAAGAAGCTAGGTGACCTCCTTAAGGAGAAGCAAGAAAGCGCCGATGACGCCGGCGACATCTCCAGGGCTCGAGGCGGAGGCACTGCTGGGCGGTGCTGCATCCCTCAGTTGTCGCGGGTCATCAGCTACAGGGAGAGGAGGAATTAA